The following proteins are co-located in the Paracoccaceae bacterium Fryx2 genome:
- a CDS encoding poly-gamma-glutamate hydrolase family protein produces the protein MVDRYKSFSELSANECLDIDYRIRALDRGSDALILAPHGGWIEPKTSDIAEAIAGTDLSFYTFEALRNGPHGDYHITSHCFDEPTAVGLVGKSSTSVAIHGRRHDGTDAVWLGGRDTRLRESVGISLQEAGFGAEINRRLPGLDEANICNRTRSRMGVQLELSPRLRTMLTTDARLLQSFCEAVRNAVQQSRAI, from the coding sequence ATGGTCGACCGATACAAATCCTTTAGCGAGCTTTCCGCCAACGAGTGCCTCGACATCGACTATCGCATCCGAGCCTTGGATCGTGGCTCAGACGCGTTGATACTAGCACCGCACGGCGGATGGATCGAACCGAAGACATCTGATATCGCCGAGGCGATTGCAGGAACGGATTTATCGTTCTATACCTTTGAAGCCCTACGGAACGGGCCTCACGGCGATTATCATATTACTTCCCATTGTTTCGATGAACCTACTGCCGTAGGCCTTGTCGGCAAGTCGTCGACGTCAGTTGCAATCCATGGGCGGCGACACGACGGGACGGATGCGGTTTGGTTGGGTGGTCGCGACACCCGCCTACGCGAATCTGTCGGAATCTCGCTGCAAGAGGCGGGCTTCGGCGCGGAGATCAACCGACGGCTTCCGGGCCTGGATGAAGCAAATATTTGTAACCGCACGCGGTCCCGTATGGGTGTACAACTTGAGCTTTCCCCTCGGCTGCGCACAATGCTGACAACTGATGCAAGACTGCTGCAATCGTTCTGCGAAGCTGTTCGAAACGCTGTCCAGCAGTCGCGCGCCATCTGA
- the istA gene encoding IS21 family transposase — translation MPTGRLNMRRIRDVLRLKLGQGLSERSIAASLGLSKGSVGSYTQRARHAGLTWPLPEGIDDDSLELLLFPAPPTVPDAERLVPDWAEIDRELRRPGVTRMLLWEEYRAAHPGGFAYTWFCTHYEAWKGRVRPTMRQTHVGGEKVFVDFAGDTIDVIDPTTGEARAMKLFVAAMGASNHTYAEAVASEGLEDWILAHIRMFAFLGGVPKAVVPDNLKSAVIKADRFDPGLNRTYAEMAAHYGTAVLPARPRKPRDKAKVEVAVQVAQRWILARLRNHRFFSLAELNVAIRRLLDELNMRVMRGYGASRADLFATLDRPNLQPLPPEPYVFARWKRARVAPDYHVEVDSSWYSVPFALIKQEVDVRTSGQTVEIFHRGQRVASHVRTPGRRSHVTVADHMPSAHRRFAEWTPARMLAQATKTGPAVAAFCEMVMADRPHPEQGFRTCLGVLALVKTYGPERVDAACQRGVTIRARTVTSIRSILKTGLDRAFLEGSEEVAPLQHANIRGGSYYH, via the coding sequence ATGCCGACAGGACGATTGAACATGCGCCGGATACGAGATGTTTTGCGATTGAAGCTTGGGCAAGGCCTGAGCGAGCGGTCCATTGCCGCTTCCCTCGGTCTGAGCAAGGGGAGCGTCGGAAGCTACACCCAACGGGCGCGTCATGCCGGGCTCACGTGGCCCTTGCCGGAGGGGATCGATGACGACAGCCTTGAACTTCTTTTGTTTCCAGCCCCGCCCACGGTGCCGGACGCGGAGCGGCTTGTGCCCGACTGGGCGGAGATTGACCGCGAGTTGCGCCGCCCTGGGGTGACGCGGATGCTGCTCTGGGAAGAATACCGTGCCGCGCACCCCGGGGGTTTTGCCTATACTTGGTTTTGCACGCATTACGAGGCTTGGAAGGGTCGGGTGCGCCCGACGATGCGCCAGACACATGTGGGCGGCGAGAAGGTGTTCGTTGACTTTGCCGGCGACACCATCGACGTGATCGACCCCACGACCGGCGAAGCGCGGGCCATGAAGCTGTTCGTGGCGGCAATGGGGGCATCGAATCACACCTATGCCGAGGCGGTGGCATCGGAGGGGTTGGAAGATTGGATCCTCGCGCATATCCGGATGTTCGCCTTTCTGGGCGGCGTGCCAAAGGCGGTGGTTCCGGACAATCTGAAGTCCGCCGTGATCAAGGCAGACCGGTTTGATCCGGGGCTGAACCGGACCTATGCCGAGATGGCGGCGCATTATGGCACCGCCGTTCTGCCCGCCCGGCCGCGCAAACCCCGGGACAAGGCGAAGGTGGAAGTGGCTGTCCAAGTGGCACAACGCTGGATTCTGGCGCGGCTGCGGAACCACCGGTTCTTCTCATTGGCCGAGTTGAACGTGGCGATCCGGCGGCTGCTGGACGAGTTGAACATGCGCGTGATGCGCGGCTATGGCGCCAGCCGCGCCGATCTGTTTGCCACTTTGGATCGGCCCAATCTTCAGCCCCTACCGCCCGAACCTTATGTCTTCGCCCGCTGGAAGCGCGCCCGCGTGGCACCCGACTATCACGTTGAGGTCGACAGCTCATGGTATTCCGTGCCCTTCGCGCTGATCAAACAAGAGGTCGATGTTCGCACAAGCGGCCAGACGGTCGAGATATTCCATCGTGGTCAGAGGGTTGCGAGCCACGTGCGCACCCCGGGGCGGCGCAGCCATGTCACCGTGGCCGACCATATGCCATCGGCCCATCGTCGCTTTGCCGAATGGACCCCGGCCAGAATGCTGGCGCAGGCAACCAAGACCGGCCCCGCCGTCGCCGCCTTTTGCGAGATGGTGATGGCTGACCGCCCCCATCCTGAACAGGGGTTCCGCACCTGCCTGGGTGTGCTGGCCTTGGTCAAAACCTATGGGCCGGAGCGCGTTGATGCGGCCTGCCAGCGGGGTGTGACCATCCGGGCCCGCACCGTCACCTCCATTCGTTCGATCCTCAAGACCGGCCTCGATCGCGCCTTCCTGGAAGGCTCCGAAGAGGTCGCCCCCCTCCAGCACGCCAACATTCGTGGCGGCAGCTATTACCATTGA
- a CDS encoding GNAT family N-acetyltransferase, with amino-acid sequence MRAPEPLTDDHLNDAFSSGAPTLDAWLKRKARANQSSGASRTYVLCRGARVVGYYALAAGSVSHDLAPRKLRQNMPDPVPVIVLGRLAIDASEQGNGLGRALLRDAVLRITAAAHEVGIAAILVHALNDRAKAFYLDAGFVETAVEPMTLFLRIKDAKAVLGEA; translated from the coding sequence TTGCGCGCGCCGGAACCCCTGACGGACGATCATCTGAACGATGCGTTCTCATCAGGGGCGCCGACCCTCGACGCTTGGCTGAAACGCAAGGCCCGGGCCAATCAGTCCTCAGGCGCGTCGCGCACCTATGTCCTTTGCCGGGGCGCGCGGGTTGTCGGGTACTACGCGCTGGCGGCGGGATCGGTCAGCCACGATCTGGCCCCGCGCAAGCTGCGCCAGAACATGCCCGATCCGGTGCCGGTCATTGTGCTGGGCCGATTAGCGATTGATGCCTCCGAGCAGGGCAATGGCCTGGGGCGTGCCCTGTTGCGCGACGCGGTGCTGCGGATCACGGCCGCCGCGCATGAGGTCGGTATCGCGGCCATTCTGGTGCATGCGCTGAACGACCGCGCCAAGGCGTTCTATCTTGATGCGGGGTTTGTAGAAACCGCAGTAGAGCCGATGACGCTGTTTCTGCGGATCAAGGATGCCAAGGCGGTATTGGGCGAAGCGTGA
- a CDS encoding IS630 family transposase has protein sequence MRRDDICLYLGPADRAELQALITNRNTARKLVWRSEIVLATADGHGTFEIMRRARTSKPTVWRWQARYLDEGVDGLKRDKTRPSRVPPLPMETRLKVITKTVQETPPNATHWSRALMAEAMGISPSSVGRIWAEAGLKPHLTKGFKVSNDPLFEEKVTDIVGLYLDPPDRAVVLCVDEKSQIQALDRTQPGLPLKKGRAATMTHDYKRHGTTTLFAALDVKSGKVIGDCMPRHRAKEFLKFLRQIDKAVPARRHVHLVLDNYATHKTPEVKAWLDKHPRFKLHFTPTSASWLNLVERFFAEITSRRIRRGSYSSVDDLKTAIYDYLAQHNEKPKPFRWTKTAEDILTRERRALDKLDEIRGNR, from the coding sequence ATGAGACGCGATGACATTTGCCTTTACCTTGGCCCCGCCGACCGTGCTGAGCTTCAAGCTCTGATCACCAACCGCAACACTGCGCGCAAGCTCGTCTGGCGTTCCGAGATCGTGCTGGCGACAGCGGACGGTCACGGCACTTTTGAGATCATGCGGCGCGCACGCACTTCGAAGCCCACGGTCTGGCGCTGGCAGGCTCGGTATCTCGATGAGGGTGTGGACGGCCTCAAGCGCGACAAGACAAGGCCCTCGCGCGTGCCGCCATTGCCCATGGAAACAAGGCTGAAGGTGATCACCAAGACGGTGCAGGAGACGCCGCCCAACGCCACCCACTGGAGCCGCGCCCTGATGGCCGAAGCCATGGGGATTTCGCCGTCGAGTGTGGGTCGCATATGGGCCGAAGCTGGCTTGAAGCCGCATCTCACGAAGGGGTTCAAGGTCTCGAATGACCCGCTGTTCGAGGAAAAGGTCACGGATATCGTCGGTCTCTACCTTGATCCACCGGATCGGGCTGTGGTTCTGTGTGTTGATGAGAAGTCGCAGATCCAGGCGTTGGATCGGACGCAACCCGGTCTGCCGCTCAAGAAGGGGCGCGCAGCTACCATGACACACGATTATAAGCGGCACGGCACGACCACGCTGTTCGCCGCGCTGGATGTGAAATCCGGCAAGGTCATCGGCGATTGCATGCCCCGCCATCGCGCCAAGGAGTTCCTGAAATTTCTGCGGCAGATCGACAAGGCCGTGCCCGCGCGTCGTCACGTGCACCTGGTGCTCGACAACTACGCCACCCACAAGACGCCCGAGGTGAAAGCATGGCTGGACAAGCACCCGCGCTTCAAGCTGCACTTCACGCCCACCAGCGCCTCATGGCTGAACCTGGTCGAACGCTTCTTCGCCGAAATCACATCGAGGCGCATCCGACGTGGCAGCTATTCCAGCGTCGATGACCTGAAGACCGCGATCTACGACTATCTGGCGCAGCACAACGAGAAGCCGAAGCCCTTCAGGTGGACCAAAACCGCCGAGGACATCCTCACCCGAGAACGCCGCGCGCTCGACAAACTCGACGAAATTCGCGGAAACAGGTAG
- a CDS encoding DUF2163 domain-containing protein, producing the protein MGRTFQAGCDARLGDARCGIDLENAIYKGTGVVTDLLRDRAFMASGLSGFDAGWFTSGTLTWTSGANTGRVTEVLFHGLADAIATLTLLEAPVLPIAEGDSFIARAGCDKGIATCSAKFVNVANFRGFPNIPGQDAVLRYASQDGGHKGNVL; encoded by the coding sequence GTGGGGCGCACGTTTCAAGCGGGGTGCGACGCCCGCTTGGGCGATGCGCGATGCGGCATTGATCTGGAAAACGCCATCTACAAGGGTACGGGCGTCGTCACCGACCTGTTGCGTGATCGGGCCTTCATGGCATCGGGGCTGAGCGGGTTTGACGCGGGCTGGTTCACGTCTGGCACCTTGACCTGGACCAGCGGCGCGAATACGGGGCGGGTCACCGAGGTGCTGTTCCATGGCTTGGCCGATGCCATCGCCACATTGACTTTGTTGGAAGCTCCAGTGTTGCCCATCGCCGAGGGCGACAGCTTCATCGCGCGCGCGGGCTGCGATAAGGGGATCGCGACCTGCAGCGCAAAGTTCGTGAATGTCGCCAACTTCCGAGGCTTTCCCAACATCCCCGGTCAAGATGCGGTCCTGCGCTATGCCAGCCAGGATGGCGGGCATAAGGGGAACGTGCTGTGA
- the istB gene encoding IS21-like element helper ATPase IstB, with protein MLTHPTHDRLLALGLTGIASALEEQRRSTAFDALSFEERLGLLVDREAAERDTKKLASRLKFAALRQDASVEDLDLRSPRGLDRSVMAHLADGGWIARHENLLITGPTGLGKSWIACALGHKACRDGRPVLYQRAPRMFEALALARGDGRHERILKTIARMDVLIIDDWGLAVLTAPERRDLLEILEDRHGRASTIVTSQLPVDQWHEAIGDPTLADAILDRLVHNAHRLTLSGESLRRRSAVTKKLDQIVQA; from the coding sequence ATGCTGACCCATCCCACCCACGACCGACTGTTGGCGCTCGGCCTGACCGGCATTGCATCGGCGCTCGAAGAACAACGCAGGTCAACCGCCTTCGACGCCCTCTCGTTCGAAGAGCGTCTCGGCCTGCTGGTCGACCGCGAGGCTGCAGAGCGCGACACCAAGAAACTGGCCTCCCGGCTCAAGTTTGCGGCTCTGCGCCAAGATGCCAGCGTCGAGGATCTGGACCTGCGCAGCCCACGTGGTCTTGACCGCAGTGTCATGGCGCATCTTGCCGATGGCGGCTGGATCGCCCGGCACGAGAACCTGCTGATAACCGGGCCGACCGGTTTGGGCAAAAGCTGGATCGCCTGCGCCCTTGGCCACAAGGCGTGCCGGGATGGGCGGCCCGTCCTCTATCAACGTGCGCCGCGCATGTTCGAGGCCCTTGCTCTGGCCCGTGGCGATGGCCGCCATGAACGCATCCTCAAAACCATCGCCCGCATGGATGTGCTGATCATTGACGATTGGGGCCTCGCCGTCCTCACCGCCCCGGAGCGCCGTGACCTGCTGGAAATCCTCGAAGACCGCCACGGCCGCGCTTCCACCATCGTCACAAGCCAACTCCCCGTTGACCAGTGGCACGAAGCCATCGGCGACCCAACGCTCGCAGATGCCATCCTCGACCGCCTCGTTCACAACGCACACCGCCTCACCCTCTCAGGTGAAAGCCTGCGCAGGCGCTCCGCCGTCACAAAAAAGCTTGACCAAATCGTTCAAGCCTGA
- a CDS encoding helix-turn-helix transcriptional regulator encodes MCHLGLLLSIKIRSTTISTEHEQKLLAEVGQRIRAIRGQQSLNLDQLARLTGISAPALSLIETGKRDARLTTLAKIAAALRVALPALLEDPSPDPDLKATSASQGYDLGDYQ; translated from the coding sequence ATCTGTCATCTTGGTCTACTCTTATCGATAAAGATAAGGAGTACCACCATTTCAACCGAACACGAGCAGAAGCTCCTTGCAGAGGTTGGCCAGCGCATCAGGGCGATCCGTGGGCAGCAGAGCCTCAACCTTGATCAATTGGCGCGCCTCACGGGGATCAGCGCTCCGGCATTGTCTCTGATTGAGACGGGCAAGCGTGATGCGAGGCTGACGACGCTTGCCAAAATTGCGGCCGCGCTGCGTGTGGCGCTTCCGGCGCTGCTGGAGGATCCTTCGCCCGACCCTGACCTTAAGGCAACAAGCGCCTCCCAAGGATACGACCTTGGTGACTACCAATGA
- a CDS encoding IS5 family transposase codes for MSRPIPPAYKTRNWPAYNEALKRRGSLTIWFDTAMIWEAAPTGKRGRQPDYSDAAIQTCLTIKVLFGMALRQTTGFVESLLGLIDLDWAVPNFSTLSRRQKTLKVNIPHRGSQGPLHLLIDSTGIKVEGEGEWNARKHGGTKRRVWRKIHIGIDEKTLEIRAAEFTTSDVGDAPMLPELLDQIPPDQEIASVTADGAFDTRKCHDAIAARGAAAIIPPRKNAKPWKPDTPGAIARNEALRASKRFGRTIWRRWSGYHRRSRVETKMHCVKLLGQRLMARDFDRQVAEFQVRVAVLNGFTALGIPVTEAVG; via the coding sequence ATGAGCAGACCCATACCCCCCGCCTACAAGACCAGGAACTGGCCCGCCTATAACGAAGCGCTGAAGCGCCGCGGCTCGCTGACGATCTGGTTTGATACCGCCATGATCTGGGAGGCTGCGCCGACAGGTAAGCGCGGCCGACAGCCTGACTATAGCGATGCCGCGATCCAGACCTGCCTGACCATCAAGGTGTTGTTTGGCATGGCGCTCAGACAGACGACTGGCTTCGTCGAAAGCCTGCTGGGGCTCATCGATTTGGATTGGGCTGTGCCCAATTTCAGCACGCTGAGCCGTCGCCAGAAGACCCTGAAGGTCAACATCCCCCACCGCGGCTCGCAAGGCCCGCTGCATCTTCTGATCGATAGCACCGGGATCAAGGTTGAAGGCGAAGGTGAATGGAATGCGCGCAAGCACGGCGGCACCAAACGTCGGGTCTGGCGCAAGATTCACATCGGGATAGACGAGAAAACACTGGAAATCCGCGCAGCCGAGTTCACCACCAGCGATGTCGGTGACGCGCCGATGCTGCCCGAACTGCTCGACCAGATCCCGCCCGATCAGGAGATCGCCAGCGTCACCGCTGATGGCGCCTTCGACACACGCAAGTGTCACGACGCCATCGCCGCCCGCGGTGCGGCCGCCATCATTCCGCCCCGCAAGAACGCCAAGCCATGGAAGCCCGACACCCCCGGGGCAATCGCCCGCAACGAAGCCCTACGCGCGTCGAAACGCTTCGGCCGAACCATCTGGCGACGATGGAGCGGTTATCACCGCCGAAGCCGCGTCGAGACGAAGATGCACTGCGTCAAATTGCTGGGTCAGCGCCTCATGGCGCGGGACTTTGACCGTCAGGTCGCCGAGTTTCAGGTCCGTGTAGCCGTGCTGAACGGCTTCACGGCGCTCGGTATACCCGTCACTGAAGCCGTGGGATGA
- a CDS encoding HipA domain-containing protein, with product MTASVPIWFDALEVGHVDVAADGALSLRYGERWLQTAGAFPLSVTMPLRDEPYSSDVISPWLANLLPEEEQLQVLTRSLGLDQADVLAVLKEIGGDTAGALSFGEPADRSRWAYAPLTRFYGTDDSQDALERHFADLGRRPFLVGEEGVRQSLAGGQKKSALAVLGPDGVPVLRLPGPEDVLAIPLNGAPSTLIVKPDNPNLPGITENEVWCLRMAQAVGIEAAQATILKASGRSAIGVLRYDRRLGRKGQILRLHQEDFAQANGIPPGRKYERGTLRGLDLKTLLETGRHVSANDALALLDQVIFNILVANTDAHAKNYSLILPVGAAPRLAPLYDVSSVLSWPHVVQTLAQNIAGKKRAPDAVAARHWEAVAREIGYRPTDVRNRVQGLVDRLVTSRVPVTAEVAALPGATAGYALQTAEAVEGNALRIAGRL from the coding sequence ATGACGGCATCGGTCCCGATCTGGTTTGATGCGCTTGAAGTGGGGCATGTCGATGTGGCCGCCGATGGGGCGCTGTCTTTGCGCTATGGCGAGCGCTGGCTGCAGACCGCAGGAGCGTTTCCGCTTTCGGTCACCATGCCACTGCGCGACGAGCCCTATTCGTCTGACGTCATCTCACCTTGGCTTGCCAACCTGCTGCCAGAGGAAGAGCAACTGCAGGTTCTAACCCGATCGCTGGGGTTGGATCAGGCCGATGTGCTGGCCGTGCTGAAAGAGATTGGCGGGGACACTGCGGGCGCGCTGTCCTTCGGGGAGCCTGCGGATCGCAGCCGTTGGGCCTATGCGCCGCTGACGCGCTTCTACGGCACTGACGACTCACAGGACGCGCTGGAGCGCCATTTCGCGGATCTGGGTCGCAGACCATTTCTGGTGGGTGAGGAGGGGGTTCGTCAGTCTCTCGCCGGTGGTCAGAAGAAGTCGGCTCTCGCTGTCCTGGGGCCTGATGGGGTTCCTGTGCTGCGCCTGCCCGGCCCGGAGGACGTGCTCGCCATTCCCCTGAACGGGGCTCCGTCCACTTTGATCGTGAAGCCGGACAATCCCAATCTTCCGGGCATTACCGAGAACGAGGTCTGGTGTCTGCGGATGGCGCAGGCCGTCGGCATCGAGGCGGCACAGGCGACGATCCTCAAGGCTTCCGGTCGCAGTGCAATCGGCGTGCTGCGTTATGATCGCAGGTTGGGGCGGAAAGGTCAGATCCTGCGGCTTCATCAGGAAGATTTCGCACAGGCGAATGGTATTCCACCGGGGCGGAAATACGAGCGTGGAACCTTGCGCGGGCTTGACCTCAAGACGCTACTGGAAACGGGGCGCCATGTCAGCGCAAACGATGCTCTTGCCCTGTTGGATCAGGTCATCTTCAACATTCTTGTCGCCAATACCGACGCGCATGCGAAGAATTACTCGCTGATCCTGCCGGTCGGAGCGGCGCCGCGCCTTGCTCCGCTTTATGATGTGTCCTCGGTGCTGTCCTGGCCCCATGTGGTTCAAACGCTGGCCCAGAACATAGCAGGCAAGAAGCGCGCGCCAGACGCGGTTGCAGCCCGGCACTGGGAGGCGGTCGCGCGCGAGATCGGCTATCGCCCGACCGATGTCCGAAATCGCGTGCAGGGGCTTGTCGATCGGCTGGTGACAAGCAGGGTTCCGGTCACTGCCGAGGTTGCCGCATTGCCGGGGGCGACCGCAGGCTATGCCCTGCAAACCGCAGAGGCTGTCGAGGGAAATGCGCTTAGAATTGCGGGGCGGTTGTAG
- a CDS encoding tyrosine-type recombinase/integrase, translating to MPKLTKRIIDAVEPQATEFFLWDEGIPGFGLRVMPSGRKSFVVQFRAGRRARRMSLGPSTVLTCDQARTRAITIIAAVKNGDDPAAERDAKRNAATVRELAERFDREHIAVRLKASTAKEYRGTLKRFILPALGRLAVPEITRADVAKFHHDLRHIPYQANRCLEVVSKMFVLAEMWGLRPDGSNPRKHIRKYLEEKRERFLSAAELRRIGEVLREMESERIESPSAILAARLLILTGCRLGEIMTLKWDYVDFDECALRLPDSKTGKKVVHVGAPAVEYLHSAHHIDGNPWVITGTLPGKPLSDLQPFWQRVRARAGVKDVRIHDLRHTFASTAVASGQGLPMIGKLLGHTQVQTTARYAHLAAEPVRMAADAVSQNLRQSLG from the coding sequence ATGCCGAAACTGACCAAACGCATCATCGACGCTGTCGAGCCGCAGGCGACCGAGTTCTTCCTCTGGGACGAAGGGATTCCTGGCTTTGGCCTGCGCGTGATGCCCAGCGGGCGGAAAAGCTTTGTGGTGCAGTTTCGCGCCGGGCGACGTGCGCGCCGGATGAGCCTCGGGCCCAGCACGGTTCTTACCTGCGATCAGGCACGCACCCGCGCGATCACCATCATCGCTGCCGTCAAGAACGGCGATGATCCGGCCGCCGAACGCGATGCCAAGCGCAACGCTGCAACGGTTCGCGAATTGGCTGAACGCTTTGATCGAGAGCATATTGCGGTCCGTCTGAAGGCGAGTACGGCAAAGGAATATCGTGGCACCCTCAAACGCTTCATCCTGCCTGCACTGGGCCGTCTGGCGGTGCCGGAAATCACCCGCGCCGATGTGGCGAAGTTCCATCACGATTTGCGGCACATCCCCTATCAGGCAAACCGCTGCCTTGAGGTCGTGTCCAAGATGTTCGTTCTGGCCGAGATGTGGGGACTGCGACCCGACGGATCGAACCCGCGCAAGCACATCCGGAAGTACCTTGAAGAAAAGCGCGAACGGTTTCTCAGTGCTGCCGAACTGCGCCGGATCGGTGAAGTCCTGCGGGAGATGGAAAGTGAGCGCATCGAGTCGCCCTCCGCCATTCTTGCAGCGCGGCTGCTGATCCTGACTGGATGTCGACTTGGCGAAATCATGACGCTGAAATGGGACTACGTCGATTTTGACGAGTGTGCCCTTCGCCTGCCAGATTCCAAGACTGGCAAGAAAGTCGTGCATGTCGGCGCTCCGGCTGTCGAATACCTGCACTCTGCCCATCACATCGACGGCAACCCTTGGGTCATCACAGGCACCCTGCCCGGCAAGCCGCTCAGCGATTTGCAGCCCTTCTGGCAACGCGTTCGCGCCCGCGCAGGGGTCAAAGATGTCCGCATCCATGACCTGCGCCACACCTTTGCGTCGACAGCCGTCGCATCCGGCCAGGGACTTCCCATGATCGGCAAGTTGCTTGGCCATACGCAGGTGCAGACCACGGCGCGCTACGCCCACCTCGCAGCAGAGCCGGTACGTATGGCGGCGGACGCTGTGTCGCAGAACCTCCGGCAATCCTTGGGATAA
- a CDS encoding DUF2460 domain-containing protein, whose protein sequence is MAFHDIRFPDNISRGAHGGPERRTQIVELASGDEERNASWANSRRRYDVAYGIRRADDLAAVVAFFEARNGRLHGFRYKDWADYKSALPSQPITATDQQIGTGTGSLQIFQLAKRYTSGAQTWVRTIAKPVAGTVRVALGMVEQLSGWTLNATTGVVTFTTAPANGVIVRAGFEFDVPGRFDSDTLDVTLDFERLGSITSIPLLEIRR, encoded by the coding sequence ATGGCGTTCCATGACATCAGGTTCCCCGACAACATCAGCCGCGGGGCGCACGGGGGACCGGAACGGCGCACCCAGATCGTTGAACTGGCCAGCGGCGACGAAGAGCGCAACGCCAGCTGGGCCAATTCGCGCCGCCGCTATGATGTGGCCTATGGCATTCGGCGCGCCGATGATCTGGCGGCGGTGGTGGCGTTCTTCGAGGCGCGGAATGGTCGCCTGCACGGTTTCCGCTACAAGGACTGGGCCGACTACAAATCCGCCTTGCCGTCGCAGCCAATCACTGCAACCGACCAGCAGATCGGCACCGGCACTGGCAGCCTGCAGATATTCCAGTTGGCAAAACGCTACACCTCCGGCGCGCAAACATGGGTGCGGACCATCGCCAAGCCCGTCGCCGGGACCGTCCGCGTGGCGCTGGGCATGGTCGAGCAGCTGTCGGGCTGGACGCTGAATGCCACGACTGGCGTCGTCACCTTCACCACCGCGCCCGCCAATGGCGTCATCGTCCGCGCCGGTTTTGAATTCGATGTGCCGGGCCGGTTCGATAGCGACACGCTCGACGTGACCCTCGACTTTGAACGGCTCGGGTCGATCACCTCAATCCCCCTCTTGGAAATCCGCAGATGA
- a CDS encoding phage exclusion protein Lit family protein yields MTTSYISDAEKLMRPFGDHVAETPSYLAPERLPELQSILGDPPWELVFLDTATNLKAIPATGAEDPKLAASYWALLSLWATAKYAVLIGDAVAVTLLSGETTLSSAPGSAYDTALKYLQLARDLTKNRHHPFPANLAVPNASPTAAEDLRVNNLFYGAVGWVLLHEIGHIHLSHEVDTTADLKKQQEYEADLWATKWILAGNGISPQHYQFRLFVVSTALLWVGQMNVVKGPSNTHPEAVDRIDRCRRLMEARDDQEGLELAAYVLKVAFLPRLQIGEFGTAAQAFDEVLYNYTRLA; encoded by the coding sequence GTGACCACATCGTACATTAGCGACGCTGAGAAACTCATGCGTCCGTTCGGCGATCACGTGGCCGAAACACCATCATATCTTGCGCCGGAGCGGTTGCCGGAGTTGCAAAGCATCTTGGGCGATCCACCTTGGGAACTCGTATTCTTGGACACCGCAACCAACCTCAAGGCCATTCCTGCCACCGGAGCCGAAGATCCTAAGCTAGCGGCATCGTATTGGGCACTGCTGAGTCTGTGGGCTACAGCGAAATATGCAGTGCTCATAGGTGATGCAGTGGCCGTCACGCTATTAAGCGGCGAGACGACTCTCTCCAGCGCGCCCGGAAGTGCGTACGACACCGCTTTGAAATACTTGCAGCTCGCGCGTGATCTGACCAAGAACCGACACCACCCATTCCCGGCGAACCTTGCTGTGCCAAACGCTTCTCCCACCGCAGCAGAAGACCTGCGGGTAAACAACCTTTTCTACGGTGCTGTTGGATGGGTTTTGCTGCACGAGATCGGACACATCCACCTATCTCACGAAGTCGACACCACGGCGGACCTGAAGAAACAGCAAGAGTACGAAGCCGATCTCTGGGCCACTAAATGGATCTTGGCGGGGAACGGTATCTCGCCACAACACTATCAGTTCCGACTCTTTGTTGTGTCTACCGCGCTGCTTTGGGTTGGCCAGATGAACGTCGTGAAAGGACCGTCTAATACCCATCCTGAAGCGGTGGACCGCATAGATCGCTGTCGGCGGTTGATGGAGGCGCGGGACGACCAAGAGGGCTTAGAGTTGGCCGCCTATGTCCTAAAAGTCGCTTTTCTTCCACGCTTACAAATCGGAGAGTTCGGCACTGCTGCTCAAGCTTTTGACGAGGTACTCTACAACTACACGCGCCTTGCATGA
- a CDS encoding DUF1778 domain-containing protein: MVAVTPNEDAQRRSLINLRVTPRDRDLIDRAAAALGKNRSEFMMEASRQAAEDALLDRTAFRLDADQFGAFMAQLDAPPAPNERLRRLLTTPAPWDK, from the coding sequence ATGGTCGCCGTGACACCCAACGAGGACGCCCAGCGCCGGTCGTTGATCAACCTTCGCGTCACCCCGCGTGACCGCGACCTGATTGACCGTGCCGCAGCAGCCTTGGGCAAGAACCGCTCGGAGTTCATGATGGAGGCCAGTCGTCAGGCGGCCGAGGATGCGCTTTTGGATCGCACAGCGTTCCGGCTGGATGCAGATCAGTTCGGTGCCTTCATGGCGCAGCTCGACGCGCCGCCCGCTCCGAACGAGCGCCTGCGCAGGCTGCTGACCACACCCGCACCATGGGACAAGTGA